The following nucleotide sequence is from Oceaniferula flava.
GTCGGCTTTTTAATCCCCCGTTTACAGGAGACTGAAATTTTCGAGCCTATTTGCATCAGCATTGCTGAAATGGCAGCTGAAGCTGGTGTGAAAATGATGCTCCCCGCTGAAGTGACTGCTTCTGATGATTTAAAAGTGCAAACCGAAGCTATGGCAAAACAACTCATCGAGGCCAAGGTCAATGGTGTCTTCTTCGCCCCTGCCGAGCATGTCGTGGAACCTCAGGCATTCAATCACATGATCCTCAAGCGACTGAAGGACCACGGCATACACGTTGTTTTGTTAGATCGAGATATCTTCCGCTGGCCTCGACAAACACGCTGCGATCTCATTGGCATTGATAACATCGAAGCCGGCTACGTGGTGGCCACACACCTCCTGGAGGGTGGCTGTCAGCGGCTGGCATTTGTCACTCGAGGGAATCCCGCCATGACCGTGCAACTGCGTCGTATGGGCTGCCGTGAGGCCCTCGTCCAGAAGGGATTGCTAGCCACCAGCCTTTACACACTCGATTACCACACCGCCGAACCGGGTGAAAGCATCGATGAGATGTTAGAAAATGGGGTGGATGGAATCATCTGCGCCAACGACAGTACGGCAGCGACGCTCATGCGGAACCTGTTAGACCGAAATGTTGATATCCCCGGACGAGTCAAAGTCTGCGGGTTCGACGATGTCAAATACGCTTCATTACTAAGCGTGCCACTGACCAGTTACCAGCAGCCGTGTAAGGAGATCGGCAAGGTGGCAGCCGATATTATGATCAACCGGATCAAGCATCCTGAGACGCCGATCAAACGCGTCACCATCCAAGGCCAACTCATCGAACGAGCATCCTCGGTTTCCCCCACCAGTTAAATACACATCTCCTTGCCTCGACCGATGATTCCCGCTTGGGTAGCATCATCAGCGGTTTTTTGAACTCGCCGCAGGACCTTATCATGTCTTTTGAACTCAACCCACAACTGGCCGCTGGCGGCTTCGACTTTGGCACCCTTGGCAGATGCCGTGTTCTCCTGAAGGACAATGCCGTTTTCCCCTGGTTCATCTTGGTGCCTGAAGTGGATGCTTCGATCACCGAGCTCCATCAACTAGAGGCCACAGACTTCGCTTCCGTGATGTTTACTACACGGCAGTTGTCCGAGTTTGTGGAACAGCACTTCTCGCCAGACACGCTGAATGTTGCCACAATCGGAAATATTGTCAGCCAACTGCACATCCACATCGTCGCACGCAACGAAGGTGATCCTGTCTGGCCCGGCGTCGTCTGGGGCTCTGATGTCGAGCAACCATACGATAAGGAATCGGCTCTTAGCATCCACGCTGCCTACCAGCGCCAGCTGGGCTGAGTCGATACCGCCCCAGACAGCTGTCTCGTTTTTTCATAAGCTATCCGAGACAGCGGACTCCATCCGCGATTCCCCACGGGGCTTGACGAAAAAGTGAGCGATCGCTGGGAAAAATCCATCTCATCGATCAGAGCGGAGATTAATTCTGTCCATTCTCAAATTTCGGGCTAGAAAAATGCGCATGCCACTGCTCGAAGTTTCCAACCTGACCACCCGATTCCACACCCGCAACGGTATTGTGCGCGCCGTGGAGGACGTTTCCTTTTCTGTCGATAAAGGACAAACCGTCGGCATCGTCGGCGAATCCGGCTCAGGGAAATCAGTTACCTGTTACTCACTGATCGGTCTCATCCCCCAGCCTCCCGGCAAGATTCACGCGGGCAGCGCGATGTTCGATGGCATCGATCTTCTGAATACCCCAGAGCGCAAACTTCGCTCGATCCGCGGCAAGCGCATCTCGATGATCTTCCAAGATCCGATGACCTCGCTCAACCCCTACCTTAAGATCTCCGAGCAGCTGACCGAGCCACTGGAGATCCACGAGGGCATCAAAGGGAAAGCCGCCCTGCACCGCGCCATCGATGCGCTGGCGGAAGTCGGCATCCCCGATCCGGAAAAGCGGATCCAGTCCTACCCTCACGAATTTTCCGGCGGCATGCGCCAGCGTGTGATGATTGCCATGGCATTGATCACACGTCCAGAACTGCTGATCTGTGACGAGCCAACGACCGCGCTCGATGTCACCGTGCAAAAGCAGGTGCTCGATTTGATCAAGGATCGTCAAGAAAAGCTCGGCACCGCCGTGATCCTCATCACCCACGACCTCGCCGTGGTTCACCAGACCTGCGATGATGTCAATGTGATGTATGCCGGCCGCATCGTGGAGCGCGCCCAATGCCAGGACCTCTTTGCTCATCCCAAACACGCCTACACCCGCGCGCTGATGAAGAGCATCCCCGCCACCCACGCGAAGGGTGAACGACTCTACACTATCCCCGGCGTGCCTCCCGACCTTTCCGATCCGCCTCCAGGCTGCGCCTTCCACGCAAGGAACACGCTGGGAGATGCATCGCTGTGCAATGTCACCTCCCCGCCGCCCTTGGTGGAAATCTCACCCAAGCATTTCGCCCAGGACTGCCCTGGCTGCTTGGCCTGCTAGGCGCCGAGCGCCTGATCGAGATCGGCGAGGATGTCATCGATGTGCTCGATACCGACGGAAAGACGGACCAGCTCCGGCGGGATTCCCCCTGCCGCCTGTTGCTCCGCGCTGAGCTGCGAGTGGGTCGTGGTTGCCGGATGGATCGCCAATGATTTGGCATCGCCGAGGTTGGCCACGTGAGAGAACATCTTGAGCGCGTTGATAAACTCGCTGCCAGCGGCCGCGCCTCCTTTGATGCCAAAGACCACGACGGCACCGCCTTTGCCATCGAGATACTTCTGGTTGTTGGCAAATTCCGGATCGTCCTCCAGGCCGGGGAATCGCACCCATTCGACTTTCGCGTGCTCCTTGAGATGCTTCGCCACAGCCAACGCATTTTCACAATGACGCTCCATGCGCAGTGGAAGTGTTTCCACGCCCTGCATGATTTGCCATGAGTTGTCCGGCCCGATGCAGGCGCCGAGGTTGCGCAGTGGCACCGTGCGCATCCGCAAAATAAAGGCCAAAGGTGCCAGAGGCTCGGGAAGATCATGGCCCCAGCGCAGCCCGTGGTAGGATGCGTCTGGCTCATCAAACAAGGGATGCTTGCCACCTTTCCAATCAAATTTACCGGCATCAATCGCGATGCCACCCAGTCCGGCGCCGTGACCGCCCAGCCATTTGGTAAGGGAGTGGATCACCACATCGGCACCGTGCTCGATGGGTCGGCTCAGATAAGGCGTGGTGCAGGTGCTATCCACCATGAGCGGCAAACCATGCGCCTTGGCCACATCCGCGACCGCTGCCAGATCCGTGATATCCAGGGCCGGATTGGAAATCGTCTCGCAGAACAAGGCTCGCGTTTTACCATCGATCGCCTTGGCAAAGTTATCCGGGTCTCTGGAATCGACAAAGCGCACCTCAATCCCCATAGCCGGCAAAATACTGGCGAACTGGGTGTAGGTGCCACCGTAGAGGTTCTGAGCCGAAACAATATTATCGCCCGCCGAGGCCACGTTGATGATCGAGTTGAAAATTGCCGCCGTCCCTGAGGCATGGCCGAGCCCACCCAGCTCGTGAGCCCCTTCGAGAAGTGCCAAGCGCTTTTCCATCACCCCGGTTGTGGGATTGGTGAGACGACTATAAATATTGCCCAGCTCTCGCAGCGCAAAAAGGTTCGCCGCGTGCTCCGTGTTATTAAAAGTGAAGGCCGTGCTTCGGTAGACCGGAACCGTGCAGGAATGGGTATCATTGTCAGGCGTATATCCACCGTGGATGCAGAGTGTTTCTTGTTTCATGATGATGCGTTCAACAATAGGTTCAAATATTGACGATTCCCCATCTCACCCAGCCCCATCCTGAACTTCAACGTTAAGCTCTGTCATGCCAGGATACGTAGCTTTCCTCAACCGGTTCCCTATGCATACCAATCCTAACGAATGAGGATGGCTAGCGGCGGGCTTGGAGCCATTCCAATCCTGCTAGACACTTAGAGCACAACCAACTTGCTCCCAAGCCCTTAACAGCCCACTGCTGCCAAAGCGCCCCACCCCAACATGAAGACATATCATCATGGTGAATCAATTAACTCATACGATACCAATTCACTACTCTCGACTCCACAAACACCACAAAACTCGATATTTGTTCGATTGTGCGCTTAGACCAAGCCCCCTACATTGAATGCATAGCTAAGAATGAAACTCACTACTTCTCAGCTCGCATCGATTAAGAACACCACACACTATGAAACTAAAACATCTTACCATGCTCGCAGGCATCATGCTCCCTGCCGTAGCATCAGCAGCCACCATCAACGTCGATTTCGGTAGAACGATCTCAACAGGCAACATCAATAACATCGCCACCGCTGATATCTTAGAAAACACCACCGACAGCATTGCCGATTTGATCGATACCACCGGAGCTTCGACTGGCATTACTGTCACAGTCGACCCTGGCACCGGCAACGTAGGAACTTACGAGAACACTATTGGTAACGCTCACAATGGACCTTACGCATCTGCAGTCACCACCGCCTTAGGAGTCAGCGATGCAGACATCCTTGGAGATGGCATCAATGTGATCTTCGCCAACTCACCGACGATTACCCTCTCCAACCTCGATGCAAACTTCACCTATGAGGTCACCATCTATAATGCTCGTGGAGCTGGCACAACCGGGTCTTGGAATTACGACGTAACCGACGCTTCAGGTTCTCAAGATATCACCGATGCTGAGATCCTTGACAATGATGAAGTCACCACCTTCTCCAACCTCACCGCAGACGTTAACGGAGAAATCAGCTTGGTGCTGAGCAAAGTCGGAGAGGCCAGAGGTGGCATCAACTTTATGCAAATTACCAGCACTCCAGTGCCAGAGCCATCTTCAGCTCTGCTCATCGGCCTGGCCGGAGGTTTGAGCCTGCTTCGCCGCAAGCGTATTTAATGGCAAATCGCCTTTCGGGTTAAAACCCACTTCTCTCCCCATGCTCCACCGTGAGCATGGGGATTTTTTTCGCTTGGGGTTCAGGCCGCAACGAATCTCGAGCCAGCGCCCTTTGCCCCCACAAATCACCTATGCCGATTCTCTGGTCTGCACTGATCAGAACAGCAATCATTTTTGTGATAATTTGGTAATATTTGAGCTTAAATTTTAAGGATTAAGTCCCCATCACCCCTAGCGACCACAAAATCACTATGAAACACACATCCGCCTTTCTAATCCTCGGAACACTCATGCCCTCCGTGGCTTCTGCCGCATTCATTTTATCCACCGACTTCTCAGGCTCTAGCGAAGCTGGAACCACACTGAACAACATCTCCTGGACAAGCAGTGGCATTACCGCTCCGGGCAGCTCGCTCAGCGTGACCAACGGCATCATTTCCCCCGGCAACACCACGATCACGCCAGCTGGGGATTTATGGACAACGGCCGAAACCAACGGTTATTTCGCGCCCCACAACAACACTGGCAGCGGCGGTGACTGGAACACCCAGATCAACTTCACCACGCTGAGCTCCGGCATCGCATTGGGCGACCTCGACCTTCTCTGGACCAACGTGAACAACCAGGGTGTGATTCAGCCAGCAGCCCGTGACAATACCTTTCAAGTTCAGCTCATTGATATCGATAATGCGAACAACGTCATTTATGACAGCGGCGCCATTGATACGCCCGCGGTGAACACCGCCTCAGAAGGCTCGCAAACCCTGACCTTCGACTTAAGCTCTTTGACGCTTGATGCGAATACCAATTACGGCTTGTACATCGCGGCTCTTGACGCCCCCATCGCAGGCAGCCACACCGCCATTGACAGCCTGACTCTCAATGGAGCCGTTGTGCCCGAGCCATCTTCAGCCCTGCTCGTCGGCCTGGCCGGAGGCTTGAGCCTGCTTCGCCGCAAGCGTGCTTAATGGCAAATCGCCTTTCGGGTTAAAACCCAATTCTCTTCCCATGCTCCACTGTGAGCACGGGGAGTGGGCTGCTTAAGCGATCATCAACCCAAATTGCATCGATCTCATTTGTAGCCAACACGCTTTGGCAAAGATAACAGCCCATACAGATTATCCAGTAAACATTCCCAATTCTCACAATCCATTCAGTCGATCCAATTGAAATTGGCATCTCAACTGCTCTGAAGTCGATGTATCGCTTTCGCTTTAGCAGCGATTAATATCCATTCACTATCAGACTACGCATAGAACACACATCATGAAACTACTACACACGCTCACAGCAGCCGCCACGTCATTAC
It contains:
- a CDS encoding GntR family transcriptional regulator; the protein is MSDSKPRYLQIYDEILLKIRERKYLPGDLLPTESEMCKQYNVSRPTIAKALKMLSDERLVKRKAGFGTQVMAPGKSKQKVGFLIPRLQETEIFEPICISIAEMAAEAGVKMMLPAEVTASDDLKVQTEAMAKQLIEAKVNGVFFAPAEHVVEPQAFNHMILKRLKDHGIHVVLLDRDIFRWPRQTRCDLIGIDNIEAGYVVATHLLEGGCQRLAFVTRGNPAMTVQLRRMGCREALVQKGLLATSLYTLDYHTAEPGESIDEMLENGVDGIICANDSTAATLMRNLLDRNVDIPGRVKVCGFDDVKYASLLSVPLTSYQQPCKEIGKVAADIMINRIKHPETPIKRVTIQGQLIERASSVSPTS
- a CDS encoding HIT family protein, which gives rise to MSFELNPQLAAGGFDFGTLGRCRVLLKDNAVFPWFILVPEVDASITELHQLEATDFASVMFTTRQLSEFVEQHFSPDTLNVATIGNIVSQLHIHIVARNEGDPVWPGVVWGSDVEQPYDKESALSIHAAYQRQLG
- a CDS encoding ABC transporter ATP-binding protein encodes the protein MPLLEVSNLTTRFHTRNGIVRAVEDVSFSVDKGQTVGIVGESGSGKSVTCYSLIGLIPQPPGKIHAGSAMFDGIDLLNTPERKLRSIRGKRISMIFQDPMTSLNPYLKISEQLTEPLEIHEGIKGKAALHRAIDALAEVGIPDPEKRIQSYPHEFSGGMRQRVMIAMALITRPELLICDEPTTALDVTVQKQVLDLIKDRQEKLGTAVILITHDLAVVHQTCDDVNVMYAGRIVERAQCQDLFAHPKHAYTRALMKSIPATHAKGERLYTIPGVPPDLSDPPPGCAFHARNTLGDASLCNVTSPPPLVEISPKHFAQDCPGCLAC
- a CDS encoding O-acetylhomoserine aminocarboxypropyltransferase/cysteine synthase family protein, whose product is MKQETLCIHGGYTPDNDTHSCTVPVYRSTAFTFNNTEHAANLFALRELGNIYSRLTNPTTGVMEKRLALLEGAHELGGLGHASGTAAIFNSIINVASAGDNIVSAQNLYGGTYTQFASILPAMGIEVRFVDSRDPDNFAKAIDGKTRALFCETISNPALDITDLAAVADVAKAHGLPLMVDSTCTTPYLSRPIEHGADVVIHSLTKWLGGHGAGLGGIAIDAGKFDWKGGKHPLFDEPDASYHGLRWGHDLPEPLAPLAFILRMRTVPLRNLGACIGPDNSWQIMQGVETLPLRMERHCENALAVAKHLKEHAKVEWVRFPGLEDDPEFANNQKYLDGKGGAVVVFGIKGGAAAGSEFINALKMFSHVANLGDAKSLAIHPATTTHSQLSAEQQAAGGIPPELVRLSVGIEHIDDILADLDQALGA
- a CDS encoding PEP-CTERM sorting domain-containing protein, producing MKLKHLTMLAGIMLPAVASAATINVDFGRTISTGNINNIATADILENTTDSIADLIDTTGASTGITVTVDPGTGNVGTYENTIGNAHNGPYASAVTTALGVSDADILGDGINVIFANSPTITLSNLDANFTYEVTIYNARGAGTTGSWNYDVTDASGSQDITDAEILDNDEVTTFSNLTADVNGEISLVLSKVGEARGGINFMQITSTPVPEPSSALLIGLAGGLSLLRRKRI
- a CDS encoding PEP-CTERM sorting domain-containing protein — protein: MKHTSAFLILGTLMPSVASAAFILSTDFSGSSEAGTTLNNISWTSSGITAPGSSLSVTNGIISPGNTTITPAGDLWTTAETNGYFAPHNNTGSGGDWNTQINFTTLSSGIALGDLDLLWTNVNNQGVIQPAARDNTFQVQLIDIDNANNVIYDSGAIDTPAVNTASEGSQTLTFDLSSLTLDANTNYGLYIAALDAPIAGSHTAIDSLTLNGAVVPEPSSALLVGLAGGLSLLRRKRA